From a region of the Phragmites australis chromosome 21, lpPhrAust1.1, whole genome shotgun sequence genome:
- the LOC133904158 gene encoding probable calcium-binding protein CML8, with the protein MASTYRPSSGSGYRKDKGRRKPLTAQKRKEIKEAFDLFDTDGSGSIDPRELNVAMRALGFEMTPEQINQMIAEVDKDGSGTIDLDEFEHMMTDKMGERDARDELHKAFRIIDQDGNGKISDVDIQRLAIETGERFTLDEVREMIEAADENGDGEIDQEEFMKMMKRTSFGSRF; encoded by the exons ATG GCGAGCACTTACAGGCCTTCCTCCGGCTCTGGCTACCGGAAAGACAAAGGCCGCCGCAAGCCGCTGACGGCGCAGAAGCGaaaggagatcaaggaagcgTTCGATCTCTTCGACACCGATGGCTCTG GGAGCATCGATCCAAGGGAGCTGAACGTTGCAATGAG AGCCTTGGGTTTCGAGATGACACCGGAG CAAATCAACCAGATGATCGCGGAGGTGGACAAGGACGGTAGCGGCACGATCGACTTGGACGAGTTCGAGCACATGATGACGGACAAGATGGGCGAGCGGGACGCCCGGGACGAGCTCCACAAGGCCTTCCGCATCATCGACCAGGACGGCAAT GGGAAGATCTCCGACGTCGACATCCAGCGGCTGGCCATCGAGACCGGCGAGCGCTTCACGCTGGACGAGGTCAGGGAGATGATAGAGGCCGCCGACGAGAACG GTGATGGCGAGATCGACCAGGAGGAGttcatgaagatgatgaagcggACGAGCTTTGGGTCCAGGTTTTAG